One segment of Fusobacterium sp. DD2 DNA contains the following:
- a CDS encoding glycosyltransferase — MKILHVITSLELGGAERLLTEVVPFQKQKGNLVKVMILSDKNAVFKDNLEKAGIEVVVCKKNSIKSLSNVFDILREIKKEDYDIVHSHLVHAQYWTRLARLFDRNKRRKYITTEHSTSNRRREHELLRMLDRFVFGGYDKIVSISEATQESLKKWLKRNDSHFKIIYNGIDIEKFQNSVGYTKETLGFKEEDVLLMMVSRFHKSKNQKGVLDSLKWLPVKYKLIFVGDGALENETKEYCNKLFLNSRVKFLGMRKDIPELLKSADIVIQYSHFEGFGITALEGMASSKPVIASDVPGLRDVVEGAGIIVNGEKELAKGVLSLRNRAEYEKVAKKCFERSKKYTLEWCADSYLKLYDKELQC; from the coding sequence ATGAAGATACTGCACGTGATTACATCATTAGAGCTTGGAGGAGCTGAAAGACTCCTTACTGAGGTTGTTCCTTTTCAGAAGCAAAAGGGAAATCTTGTAAAAGTTATGATACTTAGTGATAAAAATGCTGTTTTTAAGGATAATCTTGAAAAGGCAGGAATAGAGGTTGTAGTTTGCAAAAAAAACTCAATCAAATCTCTAAGTAACGTTTTTGATATTTTAAGAGAGATAAAAAAAGAGGATTATGATATAGTTCATAGCCATCTGGTTCATGCTCAATACTGGACAAGATTAGCCAGACTTTTTGACAGGAATAAAAGAAGAAAATATATCACTACTGAGCATAGTACCTCAAATAGAAGAAGAGAGCATGAGCTTTTAAGAATGCTGGATAGATTTGTATTTGGTGGCTATGATAAGATAGTGAGTATTTCTGAAGCTACTCAGGAAAGTTTAAAAAAATGGCTAAAAAGGAATGACAGCCATTTTAAAATAATATATAATGGAATTGACATAGAAAAATTTCAAAATTCAGTTGGTTATACTAAAGAAACTCTTGGTTTTAAAGAGGAGGATGTACTCCTTATGATGGTTTCGAGATTTCATAAATCTAAAAACCAGAAGGGAGTTTTAGATAGTCTTAAATGGCTTCCAGTTAAATACAAACTTATATTTGTTGGAGATGGAGCTCTTGAAAATGAGACTAAGGAATATTGTAATAAACTCTTTTTAAATTCAAGAGTAAAATTTCTAGGAATGAGAAAGGATATACCTGAACTTTTAAAAAGTGCAGATATAGTTATACAGTACTCACACTTTGAAGGTTTTGGAATAACAGCACTTGAGGGAATGGCAAGTTCCAAGCCAGTTATAGCAAGTGATGTACCAGGGCTAAGAGATGTAGTAGAGGGTGCTGGAATAATAGTAAATGGAGAAAAGGAGCTTGCAAAGGGTGTTCTCTCTTTGAGAAACAGAGCTGAATATGAAAAAGTTGCAAAAAAATGCTTTGAAAGAAGTAAAAAATATACGTTAGAATGGTGTGCTGATAGTTATTTAAAATTATATGATAAGGAGTTGCAATGTTAG
- a CDS encoding EpsG family protein, with protein MLVYILLFIILLAGAIYEQMGKNDKLKKTVFIISILILGVVLSTRGLIGYDWYSYKTNFDKIPRLYEITEDSFKNIFFSYEIGFQLYTSVIKTIFNNYYFYTFVNTGIDFILIYFIIKRYAKYPIFSLLLFYGMFGLPLEVDMIRNVKAILLFTLSIKEIEDRNFSRFLILNIIGFLFHYSAILYLPMYFILNRKWNKKILLGIFILGNIYYLLDSRLMLNSIQIYTGLLPNAWGIKLCNYLSFIPTDFPMGITLFYIERVVIFVLAWCCYDGIIKMKYGKIMFNSLCISLFLFLFFAEFSILTLRVELLFIYSYWFIIPLIFYFHRRLILFWLFIFMCAFRLFNQLEFPGNKELYRYENAIIHQIDEKEHRIKVEDNAVYKIWAHGKEISVLF; from the coding sequence ATGTTAGTTTATATTCTTTTATTTATTATTTTATTAGCAGGGGCAATATATGAGCAGATGGGTAAAAATGATAAACTTAAGAAAACTGTTTTTATCATTTCAATTTTAATATTGGGAGTTGTTTTAAGCACCAGAGGCCTTATAGGATATGACTGGTACTCTTATAAAACTAACTTTGATAAGATTCCCAGATTGTATGAGATAACAGAAGATAGTTTTAAAAACATCTTTTTTTCATATGAGATAGGATTTCAGTTATATACAAGTGTTATAAAGACCATTTTTAATAACTATTATTTCTATACCTTTGTAAATACGGGAATTGATTTTATACTTATATATTTTATTATTAAAAGATATGCGAAATATCCAATATTTTCACTGTTATTATTTTATGGAATGTTTGGACTTCCATTAGAAGTGGATATGATTAGAAATGTAAAAGCAATCCTTCTATTTACTCTTTCAATAAAAGAGATTGAAGATAGAAATTTTTCAAGATTTTTAATTTTAAATATAATTGGATTTTTATTCCACTACAGTGCAATACTTTACCTGCCAATGTACTTTATTTTAAATAGAAAATGGAATAAAAAAATACTACTTGGTATTTTTATTTTAGGAAATATATACTATCTTTTAGATAGCAGATTGATGCTTAATTCAATTCAGATATATACAGGGCTTCTTCCAAATGCATGGGGAATAAAGCTTTGTAATTATCTATCTTTTATTCCAACTGATTTCCCAATGGGAATTACCCTGTTCTATATTGAAAGAGTGGTAATATTCGTACTTGCATGGTGCTGTTATGATGGAATAATAAAAATGAAATATGGAAAGATAATGTTTAACTCTCTTTGTATTTCACTGTTTTTATTTTTATTCTTTGCAGAGTTTTCTATTTTAACACTAAGAGTTGAACTTCTATTTATATACTCTTACTGGTTTATCATACCTCTTATTTTCTATTTCCACAGAAGATTAATTCTGTTTTGGTTATTTATCTTTATGTGTGCATTTAGATTATTTAATCAGCTTGAGTTCCCAGGAAATAAAGAGTTATACAGGTATGAAAATGCAATAATTCATCAAATAGATGAGAAAGAGCACCGTATTAAAGTAGAAGATAATGCTGTGTATAAGATATGGGCACATGGGAAAGAGATTTCTGTATTGTTTTAA
- a CDS encoding glycosyltransferase family 4 protein, whose product MKIMFVANYMWDIYIFRGGVLRALIEDGHEVIAVAPDDKRFDMEKEIPGVKTIAIELNKRGMNPIEDLKLVNTLLKIYKKEKPDIIFHYTIKPNIYGTVAAKVAGIPAIAIMTGLGYSFVQDNLVSKIAVAMYKVSLKFAKEIWVLNEDDKKTILEKGIGTEAKIFILPGEGVDTQRFHPMTKERKDDNTVFLMVARAFVDKGFKEYENAARLLITKGYKNVEFWYLGALGDGVSGINGEYMDGLVKEGVLKYLGTTNTPENIMKEVDCIVLPSYREGISKTLMEGAAMGKPLIATDVTGCKEIIDDRKTGFLVKVKDYEDLADKMIKFLNMGVEKREKMGILGRKKILNEFDEKRIINIYRDKLEKVRG is encoded by the coding sequence ATGAAAATAATGTTTGTAGCTAACTATATGTGGGATATCTATATTTTTCGTGGAGGAGTGTTGAGAGCTCTTATAGAGGATGGTCACGAAGTAATAGCAGTTGCACCTGATGATAAGAGATTTGATATGGAAAAAGAGATACCAGGTGTAAAAACAATTGCAATAGAGCTTAATAAGCGTGGAATGAATCCAATTGAAGATTTAAAACTTGTAAACACCCTATTAAAAATTTATAAAAAAGAAAAGCCAGATATCATCTTCCACTATACAATTAAACCAAATATCTATGGTACAGTTGCTGCAAAGGTTGCTGGAATCCCTGCAATAGCAATTATGACAGGTCTTGGATATTCATTTGTACAGGATAATCTGGTATCTAAAATAGCTGTTGCAATGTATAAGGTATCTTTAAAATTTGCCAAAGAGATCTGGGTATTAAATGAAGATGACAAAAAAACAATACTTGAAAAAGGTATTGGAACAGAAGCAAAGATATTTATTTTACCAGGTGAAGGGGTAGATACTCAGAGGTTTCATCCAATGACAAAGGAAAGAAAAGATGATAACACTGTTTTTTTAATGGTTGCAAGAGCCTTTGTAGATAAGGGATTTAAAGAGTATGAAAATGCAGCACGTCTTCTTATAACAAAGGGATATAAAAATGTTGAATTTTGGTATTTAGGAGCCTTAGGAGATGGGGTATCTGGAATAAATGGTGAGTATATGGATGGACTAGTAAAAGAAGGTGTTTTAAAATACCTTGGAACAACAAATACTCCTGAAAATATTATGAAAGAAGTTGACTGTATAGTTTTGCCATCATATAGAGAGGGAATATCTAAGACTCTTATGGAAGGAGCAGCAATGGGAAAACCTCTTATTGCTACTGATGTTACAGGTTGTAAAGAGATAATAGATGATAGGAAAACAGGATTTCTTGTAAAAGTAAAAGATTATGAAGATTTAGCTGATAAGATGATAAAATTTCTCAATATGGGTGTTGAGAAAAGGGAAAAAATGGGCATTTTAGGTAGAAAAAAAATATTGAATGAATTTGATGAAAAGAGAATTATCAATATTTATAGAGATAAACTTGAAAAAGTAAGGGGATAG